The Musa acuminata AAA Group cultivar baxijiao chromosome BXJ2-2, Cavendish_Baxijiao_AAA, whole genome shotgun sequence genome has a segment encoding these proteins:
- the LOC135604953 gene encoding tricetin 3',4',5'-O-trimethyltransferase-like, producing the protein MQAAKDVLQLTAEEEEEEARRFAMRLAMGYCLPLTLKVAIELELLETIVKAGPGAMLSPADIAAGLPTENPQATDMVDRMLRLLAANGILSWSVEASGVDGRPACKYGAAPVCKYLTRNEDGVSMAAFTLLMHDKITMESCYYLKDAVLEGGIPFKKAHGMTAFEHHGKDPRYNKLFNDSMRNHSTILIKQLLETYRGFDDVKVLVDVGGGTGATLHLITSGHQHIKGINFDLPHVISGAPPYPGVEHVSGDMFESVPSGGDAIFMKWILHDWTDEQCARILKNCWKALPKKGKVILVEYLLPMSPEQYSNSQGIFELDIGMMTYTGGRERTQYELEALAKEAGFVGFKATYISIYAWLIEFTK; encoded by the exons ATGCAGGCCGCCAAGGACGTGCTGCAGCTGaccgcagaggaggaggaggaggaagcgcgCAGGTTCGCCATGAGGCTCGCCATGGGCTACTGCCTTCCCTTGACTCTTAAAGTAGCCATCGAGCTGGAGCTCCTCGAGACCATCGTCAAGGCCGGCCCCGGCGCCATGCTGAGCCCCGCTGACATCGCGGCGGGGCTGCCCACCGAAAACCCTCAGGCGACCGATATGGTGGACCGGATGCTCCGCTTGCTCGCCGCCAACGGCATCCTCAGTTGGTCTGTCGAGGCCAGCGGCGTCGATGGCCGCCCCGCCTGCAAGTACGGTGCGGCGCCTGTCTGCAAGTACTTGACCAGGAACGAGGACGGCGTGTCCATGGCCGCTTTTACCTTGTTGATGCATGATAAGATCACCATGGAGAGCTG TTACTACTTGAAGGATGCGGTGTTGGAGGGCGGCATCCCGTTCAAGAAGGCTCACGGGATGACGGCGTTCGAGCACCACGGCAAAGATCCACGGTACAACAAGCTGTTCAATGACAGCATGAGGAACCACTCCACCATCTTGATTAAGCAACTGCTGGAGACCTACCGCGGCTTCGACGACGTCAAAGTGCTCGTCGACGTCGGCGGCGGGACCGGCGCCACGCTCCACTTGATCACCTCGGGGCATCAGCACATCAAGGGCATCAACTTCGATCTCCCTCACGTCATATCCGGCGCACCACCCTACCCAG GTGTAGAGCACGTCAGTGGCGACATGTTTGAGAGCGTTCCGAGTGGAGGAGACGCCATCTTCATGAAG TGGATTCTTCACGACTGGACTGACGAGCAGTGCGCCAGAATACTGAAGAACTGTTGGAAGGCACTTCCAAAGAAAGGGAAGGTGATACTAGTGGAATACCTACTTCCCATGAGTCCGGAGCAATACTCAAACTCGCAAGGCATCTTTGAACTGGACATAGGAATGATGACGTACACTGGAGGAAGAGAGAGGACACAGTATGAGTTAGAGGCACTGGCGAAAGAAGCAGGGTTCGTAGGATTCAAAGCCACTTACATATCTATTTATGCTTGGCTGATAGAGTTCACCAAGTAG